GCGGCACGcgcgccaccaccacctccgcccAAACCTCCTCCAATCAACAACCTCCCAACATGAAAAACGTAGATCACAAGGAGAGAGACACAACCATACCTTTAGTTCGTCCCAAGCCGGCTGGAAACCGCCGAAATCGCCGCCATAACATCTTGGATTAAGATTTGAAGATCGGAGCTGATGCCTCACCACCGGTGGAACCGCGCCTAGGAGGAAGAAGGAGGACTCACCGTCGTGGCCTTAAGCTCCAGCGTCGCCGGTGATGACAATTTCGCCGGTGCAGCAGCTGCTCTCCCTCGGTGGCGACACGACGCGACACGGTGCGGGGTGGTTCGCCACTACCACATATCAACATGACTCGGTCGTGCGGTCCCAACCacaccggcggtgtcgtgcacggtggccggaggagggaaaTCATCAGTGAAGAAATCGGCGACGTGAGAGAGGGTCgagggagaggagagagaaattggggaattttttatttttttggaaagTTTCCAAAAAGTCTTTTTATAgccttctaaaatcggaaactaacttccgttgataattactttcacatacgacatccgattaaggtgtgcTACGTGTCAACatactcgtatcgacgagctctacaacttccgtgaaggaagGTTTCAGagacgagcgacggaataaaagttaaCTCTCAAGCCACataaaacgtaacgtttttcaacttAATTTTTCTGAAATCAGTTTTGTTTCGCCTGACCTCGACGAGAAGGCAAAAAATGCAATTTTACTCAAATTACCGAGCTTAATAGTCTAGAGGAATTTTACGAATTaaacccgaaaaatcggggTATTACAAATAGATACAATAGTGTTTTCTCAAATGCCATCAAAATTTTATGGCATTTTAAAACACTATTGATGATACAATTATTTCATGGCGTTTGGAAAATGCTATCTCCATTACACATATAGTTTCTTAAAAATAATCAATGACATTTGTTGGAAAACGTCATGTTTTAATTCTTTTGATGACTATATTGTAgtagtagagagagagagagagagagagagagagagagagagagagagagagagagagagagagagagagagagagagagagagagagagagagagagagagagagagagagagagagagagagagagaagagagagagagagagagagagagagagagagagagagattgttATGAAGAACGAGATAAGCTATGTCGAGAGAGCTCTGAGTGAAACCGAGATTGGTTGCCATGAAATGGGCTTCAATTTAGTGAAAACGAGAGCTCTACGTTTCAATGAAAACAGGAGCTCTGGTTTCGGTGTAAGTGATACGGTTAGCTGTAAATTTCAAATCTAATCAATGGGGTAGACGGGAGaatattttagaaaaaatcttAGATGGCGCCACAAAGAAGTAGCGAGGGTTTCTCATAATATTGCTTAACgttttgaaaattattgtCTCTTTCAACCTAAAACAATGTAATTTGAATAAATATAAAGACCAGTCTTAAAATCATCCAGACAATGCTACGTATATATGGAAAAACATTGTCTATGCTTAACATACAAACAatggtaaaaataaaaaccattGTTGGAAGCGAAATCCATAACAATGGTATTCATGTACAAGATAAACCATTGTCTATAATATTTCCAAACAATAATCACTTTAAAACCGTTGTTGTTCTCCAGAATTCAGACAATAGTTATTTTAGTAAGTATTGTTTATCCGGTATGTTTAATCCATATTTTGGCCTAATGAAGAGACAAATACATGTTCGTCcaataaaaagagatacaAATACATGTCATAAGGATATCATCAATTAGTTGTATCGAACTTCTTGAGTTTGGAGTGAGGAATTATAGCTAGCAATGGTACATAGACAATTGTTTTCGATCCCATCCCCTTGAATGGTTCAGTTAGCCACTTAGCCTGTTAGGTGTCCTGAAACGGTTAACACGGTGAAATCTGAAATCTCAGTCTTATCCAACCTGCAACGATGACATATATTCTAAATTTCTTATATACTTGCATTCTAGTTTCTATGACAACACCTGCATGCAGTACGTAGGCTTCCAGTAACGTTAACTGTATAGTTCGACTTAACAAACTAACATGTACCTGATTTCAATCAGTACGCATCCTCCGGTCCATtaaaaccaaaaagaaaacgTACGTAGTATACTAATTAATTTCAAATTGTCCATAATcctctttaaaaaaattgtcCATAACTCAATATTCAAGATCAGCTCATAGCTTCACAAGCATTCTTCCAACAATTGGGTTTCATTTTTCTTATGCAGACCCCTCTGGCTCTATCTTTGTTGAAGTGtcaggatttttttttttaaacaagtGCAACGAATTCATTTGGCGAAAAGTCGCTTCGAGCATTAGGCTCATTGACAACCACAAGGATCAGACATAAAAAGTGACAGACCACCTCATGCATGCACTAACACTAGGCactaaattgaaaaaaaatgaaattcaaaaattcaaaaattaaaatgcGTCCAAATAACGGATATTACCAGAGTTCAAACTAAAAGCAAAAGCAAGCTAATTAACTCTACCAAACCTAGAAAACATAGAACAACAAAAATCGAGCCAAACAACAATTGTGGACCCAAGTGTAATAActcgaatttttagaaactaaatgtcgagtattttcaaagtgttaaacttgtgaaattaattcaagacgacaattggaggtttgcgacatttcgaaacgaaaacggaaacgttctcggatcgtttaattagaaacgtaacgttaccgcaacgtatagatcgacttttattccgtcgctcggttgtgaaaacttccttcacgaaagtcgtagagctcatcgatacgaattcgtggacacgtcatgcgttcgaatcggacgtcggacgcgaaagttattaacgtcggaagttcgtttccgattttggaaatagtataaaaggaaggagaggagattaaaaatcagaaaatcagattttttctaaaaatcagctcgggtaatgttcacccgacccaaaaaccttctccggccgatttctccaccatccgacgtcgcctcgtgtcgtgccacctatcaaactgacgggctcgacgagctccatcttttgggctacgccttgcactccggcgacaaccacacacggtgtagcaaccgccggaagttactgttgtggcggcgccgcctcctccggccaccatggctcgagattcttggggggttttgcttgtctcagtcccagcaacattcccacaaaagaaatcgagccaaatcgaagtgtaagtacccgaatcaaaatttcaatttctaggatttgtgaatagtgcctattttatgttattcgttgtttggactgtttaggctcggatttagaccttggtgtcaactaggaagttgttggaaatgttgtttaggttgtggtggtgaaattcggtgatgattggtggcggtcggtgaacagtaacgccgaatgaatagtaattgtgaatagtgatctgtaacagtacctatgaatagtgatctgtaacagtaactgtgaatagtgatctgtaacagtactgtgaatagtgatctgtaacagtaaatgtgaacagtggcgTGGTAAAACAGTACTATGAACAgcggtttagtaaaaacagtgaatagtaaatgtgaacagtgttcccgtgaacaatgttttatgaacaacatttagctgtgctgaactcgtcacctgatattttaagtatcatttttaagcatttatcgtgctattaggtgactgacgaaacgagtgaggaaattactttcatggtcgtggaagttgcacgcaggaaagaaggtgagtaaaatctcacatatttacgaatctacccttgcggagatttaagattttacaagagtttttaatattgaattacgacatgtatacgatatagtggattatatatatattgtataaatggtaataagtacatatatatatatatagtttgctatattatatactgttataaattcattgggatttgtcatttcgatgacgagaattaaatattgagcatgtgatttaatttgtacaatatgaggtgtgattattgtacgtggttttaacatggtgtttgttgaaacgttttgtcttcggacgtgtttatgaaatatgacatgtatatgatataatggattatatatatattgtataaatggtaaatatgtacatatatatatagtttgctatataatatactgttatgattttatcgtgttttatgtcattttgatgacgagatttatatatcgagcatgtgattttgatttgtacaatatgatgtgagattattgtacgtgattttaacatggagattgttaaaatgttgatttgtcttcggacttgatttttggtacaatatgatgtgagattattgtacgtgattttaacattgagattgttaaaatgttgatttgtcttcggacgtgatttggtacaatatgatgtgagattattgtacgtgattttaacattgagattgttaaaatgttgatttgtcttcggacgtgatttggtacaatatgatgtgagattattgtacgtgtttggcaagtcgaaacctagcctttggccgggcgaaagttacgatacagttagagctctagtctgtctgccgtagtactgcatgtgaggtaacgggtggttatctgctcatgggtactcagattgttttggatgttgggtagcgggtggctattcaatatcggcggtgtattacgagaggggtaacagatgtgtaccagcgttcttggtacccgtattataaatgcatttggataACCAGAAGgattacttaatttctcatgagcgcttcttttcatatttctttgggacaaccagatgggccgtccattgactcatgagtgcatttatatttgtttgatttctggattttcgtatatattgatatgcgagttatatatttttattttactcatacgagctgtaaagcttaccgggtttgtgtttacaatcccggtgcaccaattcgatggtgtagtggataactccgcaggtgtggattagcgggaattgacggaccgctcagaggacttgaagttatttatctccagcttgtgtgaggattttgtgtgactatcttgtgagtttgttgtgaggattacgcaattccatttgttataatattgaattataatttgggttgtaataatcggtttaactgagttgtattttaaactcagagatgatccgctgtggcattttaaatgattcgttgaaattgtttggtgtcTAACGActctgaaattttgagtttttaagctcgaaattttggggtcgttacaccaAGATTGGATGATCTGGGAAGACTAGGAATATGGAGGATCTTTGCCTCTAAGGGGCAAAAATCGAGCCCCCCCCTACAGGCAGATCCAGCTGGCCTCTACCCATCGGGGTGTTGCTGCCACCTCAATTCGGGGGATTAGCTGGCCTGGAAGCCATGATGCAACCAGACGGAGAGTTCAAAAGACAGGCCCCGACGTTACTGATTTGCTTGAAGCAGGGCACCGCTCAatcaaaatccaaacaaaCCTGATATGTTGCGATCTGAAACTCAAATCCCACTGCTGCATAGATGCGCTGCTATAAATCCAAATCGAAGCCGATTCAGTTCCCTTGTATGCGTCGCACGTCACAAGCTTAGAAGAAACCCGGAACCCTACCTCCACACAGTGAAGCAGCAAACTCTCAGCTTCAACACCTctatatcaaaaaaaaaaaatccagagGGGCTCTCACCCGACACCTTTAGAAGAGAATGGCGTCGGAAATAACCCTATGCAGGCGAGACACGAAGCCGCCGCTGCCCTTCAACGCAAACCCTAGGGTTTGGTTTTTGTCCTCTCCGAACTTGACGGAGAGAATATTTTGCCCCCACTAGTGTCAGGATCATTGAGTGTACGTCTActtgtttttttaataaatggatgaaattataattacaGGCGACAATTAATGAAATACTAATATAATTGAAGAAGTTATTAGAAGCTCCCTACAAACTGAGTTTGATAGGAAGGATTTAGGACTTGGCGTATAAAGCTGGTATAAAACTATAAATGTCATTCTCATCTTACTCCAAAGTCATTTCAGGTAtcactgtataaatatatacttGGTTGTCTAATGTGATATTATTAACTCGGTATTTTTATTCTAATGAGATTGGTTCACTACGGAAAATTAACGttactttcattttttcaagaatcaaaatagcACTGGTTTCTGGAGTAtagttttaagttttttttttttaagggaaAGGGGTCTCGTataaatttaagttttcaatatgaagaaaaagaattgaATGCTCTTGAACTATCGTTGTAAACATCTAGTCAGTGCAAGAGCTTCGCTTTACTCTTGTCCAAATTTGTTCTACTATGTCAGACCCAACCATGTGAAATAATTTTCGACCTCCAATAATTGGTTCAATCTATTGTTTGGTTAACAATTGAGGAACAAGTTTTGCAATGATCTATTGCATAATAGATTAATAGGGAACTAAAATTCTGAAATTGCGTAAAAAAACAgcttaaattgaagaaaaagttATTACATTGAGCCTCACCGACAAGTCCACACTGATCAAgccaacaaaataaaaaagagtgGAATAACCAACCTCTacaaatgcttgattgttTCCCCCTCTAGCTAGAAGAAACTAAACCATGTTTTAGATTCCATTACAAAGCCAGAAAAGAAGCGGGAAAGAGGTATTCATTGCCAACATGAACAATCAAACCTCATAAAAAAAGAAGTATAAAACTCTACAGGCCTTGGGGTTCCTCGCTCGTAACAGCTGGTGGGTAAGTCAACGTGGTAGCAGCAAGTTCACcacgcaaaaaaaaaaaaggaacaagAACCTCCAGCAAACACATAGAGAAACCCTCGTGGCAAAACAAGCTTTGGCAATGGGTGGATATTGGTCTGAAATTTGGAGGGAGAGACTCACAGGCATACTAGAATAGTCTTTAGaggttggaaaaaaaaaaagagaaactgCAGCTACTTTGAGAACATATGAACATGCCCCATTGCATGTCACATGAACTTCAACAGAGCCACTCTCAAGCTTTTGGCAAGATCCGTCACAGTCATGTTGAACTCATCATCCATCTGCAAGAAAATGGTAAACGTATGTCTTACGTACTACACCAGTGATTGGACGTACAGTTGAAGTTAAATGATATTAGTTAATGGCCATGGCCAGACTGGCTGAAATAGTAGCAGTGAAGTTATATACCTGAGCAATAATGGTTATGTCTAGAGTGGACTTTCCAAATGCCAAGACACTACTATTAACCACAGATAGTTGAAAATTTTCTATTTCGCTTAGAATTTTCACCACATATCCTTTCTGGTTCTCGCAATGAATTCGAATCAATACATCCTTCTCTGAAACTCTTGCTTCAATCTGTGGGAGTGGTTCATCAGAGCTGCAACCATCAAAGTTCTCGTTACATGAAGAAGTGTCATCGTCAGAAGAGACCAGCTGAGACTTCTTCACGAACACCACGGATTCCATGGTTTTTATCTTGGTTTGTTCCTCAAGAACTTTGATACTTTCTTGGAGCTGCTTCACATACTTGATTGCATCTCCAAGAACAGAAGCTTTGTCCATCTATAACCAAAGATGTCAGTATAGTAGTTTTAATTAGGCAGGATCCAGTATGATCATTTCAATTTACGTGTTAATACAATCAATTGTATTCCGTGTTCTAAGAGCTTAAGTTTTAAGACCAATATCCTGCAATAATATCCATCCAATATAttatacaaaaagaaaagggcTAGTACCTTTTTTAGGCCAGGAACAATGGCAGACAGAGCTATGAATCTCTGACTGAgcttttctcttctcttcctctcaGCCATTATGTGGTCTTGAGCATGTGAAGGTGTTCTAGTCATTGAGTAAGGCTTCTTATTAGTCCCATACGCTTGGTTCTCAAACTGCATACATATTTGGGATGGTACCTCATCTTTTGGCTTCAGGGTGGTATCAAAACCATTAGGGAACTGCTGATGAGGCTTGGAAGGTGGTGAAGAATTCAAATTTGCGTTCTCGAAAGAAAGAATGTGGGAGGAAGAAGAATTGGAAGAAGGCTTTGGTGAAAAATGTTCTGTAATACCAGAGTTCCAGCCGTTGGTCTTAACCAGTTTGGCTGGTCTCTCAAAGCTCGTCTGGGAATTAGTCTCGTTGATAGATGAACCACCACTTGTAGTGGTATTTTGGGTAGCCAAAGTTGGATAAGAGGAATAACTCTCATTAGAGAAAGATTTCTTGAAATTTCCCCCA
This genomic interval from Argentina anserina chromosome 1, drPotAnse1.1, whole genome shotgun sequence contains the following:
- the LOC126791129 gene encoding transcription factor bHLH18-like; protein product: MDVSSAKWFSYLGLDDYNFIHEGLTEQDIATALGGNFKKSFSNESYSSYPTLATQNTTTSGGSSINETNSQTSFERPAKLVKTNGWNSGITEHFSPKPSSNSSSSHILSFENANLNSSPPSKPHQQFPNGFDTTLKPKDEVPSQICMQFENQAYGTNKKPYSMTRTPSHAQDHIMAERKRREKLSQRFIALSAIVPGLKKMDKASVLGDAIKYVKQLQESIKVLEEQTKIKTMESVVFVKKSQLVSSDDDTSSCNENFDGCSSDEPLPQIEARVSEKDVLIRIHCENQKGYVVKILSEIENFQLSVVNSSVLAFGKSTLDITIIAQMDDEFNMTVTDLAKSLRVALLKFM